A stretch of Lathyrus oleraceus cultivar Zhongwan6 chromosome 6, CAAS_Psat_ZW6_1.0, whole genome shotgun sequence DNA encodes these proteins:
- the LOC127093237 gene encoding uncharacterized protein LOC127093237 — protein sequence MGNCCVKSEKFTAEIVPRDGAKVYPTVRLYGSPKSILAAYIRFALLHKSVSLDFVPSDEAPANGFRRSETDGHVTLQVGSEVVTGSRETLLRFIDARFPSPVVGGGAEEEKAPVMVTVMRLQHKSMLWHVERVLRWAEDLVTRGGKKAVDPSVGTPRMEIRKFATSYSALLEVMMEHARMEETVLFPFFDIADRGLTKAAKEEHARDLPLMNGIKEIIKSVGVLDSGSPDSREALNNLSSRLKLLQGQSKQHFKEEEVELLPLVEALELSKEQEENALDQCFDVMLETHGRLLKFFLEGLQPRDAMKYLDLISMCRNKEKMESMLMMILK from the exons ATGGGGAACTGTTGTGTGAAGTCGGAGAAATTCACGGCTGAGATTGTACCTCGAGACGGAGCTAAAGTCTATCCAACCGTCCGTTTATACGGTTCACCAAAAAGCATTCTCGCTGCTTATATTCGTTTCGCGCTTCTTCATAAATCCGTTTCGTTGGATTTCGTTCCCTCCGACGAAGCTCCGGCGAACGGTTTTCGGAGATCGGAAACTGACGGACACGTCACTCTTCAGGTTGGATCGGAAGTTGTTACCGGCTCACGGGAGACATTGTTGCGGTTCATTGACGCGCGGTTTCCGAGTCCGGTAGTTGGCGGTGGTGCGGAGGAGGAAAAGGCGCCGGTGATGGTGACGGTGATGAGGCTGCAGCATAAGAGTATGTTGTGGCATGTAGAGAGGGTTTTGAGGTGGGCGGAGGATCTTGTGACACGTGGAGGGAAGAAGGCCGTTGATCCGTCTGTTGGAACTCCGAGGATGGAGATAAGGAAATTCGCTACGAGCTATTCGGCGTTGTTGGAGGTTATGATGGAACATGCTCGAATGGAAGAAACTGTTCTATTCCCTTTCTTTGATATTGCTGATAGAG GGCTAACTAAAGCTGCAAAGGAGGAACATGCTAGGGACTTGCCTCTCATGAATGGTATTAAAGAAATCATTAAATCTGTTGGTGTTTTGGACTCGGGAAGCCCGGATTCTCGAGAGGCCTTGAACAATCTTTCTTCTCGCCTCAAGTTATTGCAA GGGCAATCTAAACAACATTTCAAGGAAGAGGAAGTGGAACTACTTCCACTAGTGGAGGCATTGGAGTTAAGCAAAGAGCAAGAGGAGAATGCATTAGATCAATGCTTTGATGTGATGCTAGAAACACATGGTCGTTTGCTCAAGTTTTTTCTTGAAGGGCTTCAACCTCGCGATGCTATGAAGTACTTGGATTTGATTAGCATGTGTAGGAACAAAGAGAAAATGGAATCAATGCTCATGATGATACTTAAGTGA